The proteins below are encoded in one region of Solenopsis invicta isolate M01_SB chromosome 8, UNIL_Sinv_3.0, whole genome shotgun sequence:
- the LOC105196468 gene encoding trafficking protein particle complex subunit 3 — protein MSRTGTKLDAKKVNSELFTLTYGALVAQLLQDYENVDDVNKQLERMGYNIGIRLIEDFLARTGSGRCYDFRDTAEKIQSGFKIFLGITPSITNWSPAGDEFSLCFETNPLTEFAELPDNYSNLKYCNILPGVLRGACEMVQMEVACWFVQDQLKNDNVTELRVKFVKRLEDAIPAGED, from the exons ATGTCAAGAACAGGAACGAAACTCGATGCAAAGAAAGTG AACTCTGAACTGTTCACTCTGACTTATGGTGCACTTGTAGCCCAGTTACTCCAGGATTATGAAAACGTGGACGACGTTAACAAACAGCTGGAAAGAATGGGATACAACATTGGGATACGGCTGATAGAGGACTTTCTGGCGAGGACTGGCTCCGGCCGATGCTACGATTTCAGAGACACAGCCGAGAAGATTCAAAGCGGTTTCAAGATATTTCTAGGCATAACGCCATCGATCACAAACTGGAGCCCAGCTGGCGACGAGTTTTCCCTTTGCTTCGAAACGAATCCTCTGACGGAATTCGCAGAATTACCAGATAATTATTCGAATCTCAAGTACTGTAACATTCTGCCTGGCGTGCTCAGAGGTGCCTGCGAAATGGTGCAAATGGAGGTCGCCTGCTGGTTTGTGCAGGATCAGCTCAAGAACGACAATGTCACGGAACTGCGGGTGAAATTTGTCAAGAGGCTAGAGGATGCAATACCAGCAGGCGAAGATTAA